The Streptomyces achromogenes genome window below encodes:
- a CDS encoding family 43 glycosylhydrolase — protein sequence MAHRHRLRGRAGRGAGRLAALTAVSLIAGLAVATTPVQATEAADVTEGLALWYKFDGASGTTVTDASGHGLNGTVNGTADFSSSGQGLSFNGSDTYVKVPNDVMKGMTSISVAMDVKMDAAQATPYFLYGFGNTSGGNGNGYLFTTGNSLRTSIATGNWSTEQNTKPADSHNLTRAVWKHLTYTQSGTTGVLYEDGVEVARNTSVTITPGAIGSGTTTANAIGKSVYSGDRLFKGSMRDFRVYNRALDAGEVEQLSLPVATQGVADDKAALTLGDTSAVTADLTLPKTGPAGGSTITWSSDHTDVVTDAGKVTRPAAGQPDGHATLTATLKKGSVSATRTFDVTVLPTLDDKAATEQAAEALTVHNLDDARGNLTLPATGAFGTTVTWSSAEEDVVSADGVVHRPAHGAGATTADLTATVAKGDAKTTRTFTAKVPELPVKEALKGYMFSYFTGEGTADGEQLYAALSKGNDPLKWRELNDGKPVLTSTLGEKGLRDPFIIRSPEGDKFYQIATDLRIYGNGDWDRSQRSGSKSIMVWESTDLVHWTNQRLVKVSPDSAGNTWAPEAYYDSQLGQYVVFWASKLYDNASHSGDTYNRMMYATTRDFYTFSEPKVWIDRGYSVIDSTVIQHDGTYFRLSKDERNNTSSTPNSKFVFEEKSNSLLNLSWTAVAEGIGKGAMNAAEGPLVFKSNTEEKWYAFLDEFGGRGYIPFETKDLAGGNWTPSTGYDLPSKPRHGTVLPVTQAEYDRLLRAYQPDQIVTGVEDVSVKTRIGEAPVLPATVIATYADGAKRPVTVTWADIDASQYAQAGSFAVKGDLPGDAAIEVHADVTVSAEGPDVPADLLLHYGFDESGGNIVRDSSGHGFHGTYVRTPAFGTGVDGGSFKMSGGSSTSDSPYVKIPNGVLKNVDSVTVSTYVKWKGGDNFQWLFGLGPDSNKYLFATPSNGSGKLFSAITKATWSGEKQMIGGAQLTPGEWKHLTVTLDGATQTAVLYVDGAEVARVNGVTVKPSELYDAAKDASGYIGKSLYSPDPYFAGEVDDFRIYNRALTPAEVLELAGNTTGIAAATHPALKVDALINDKNSTIVLPLTEGSDITALAPQFTLAHGAGITPASGALRDFTKPQTYEVTGSDGKKRTWTVSALIMRSPVLPGLNADPNIVRFGDTFYMYPTTDGFEGWSGTQFKAYSSTDLVHWTDHGVILDLGPDVSWADSRAWAPTIAEKNGKYYFYFCADANIGVAVSDSPTGPFKDALGKPLLKAGQFPGQMIDPAAFTDDDGQSYLYFGNGHGYVVPLNADMTSIDTAKVEDITPSGYNEGAFVIKRKGVYYFMWSENDTRDENYRVAYATGDSPTGPWTKQGVILEKDASQGILGTGHHSVVNVPGTDDWYIAYHRFAIPGGDGMHRETTVDRLEFDADKLIKKVVPTLTSIDPVGVVHAGPDAKGVEGDRIALNGTLSGAGSPKWTVEQGAPCTVADPAATRTTVTCTDNGTFTLTLTAGRSTDTAVVAVTNAAPSITSATGPKSPVSVGRPAVVTVKFADAGARDTHTCVIDWKDGSRPAKGAVTASGCRTEHTYTSAGLRRPVITVTDDDGGKATTTLPELVVYDRAAGPAVGAGLSASRGKPKFSLSAGYLPGASAPAGVVTLDLRSPLTKFRSAHLDWLVVTGNRAVLEGSGTVNGKSGYRFRVTVTDGPDTFHIRIWKTSDGKVTYDTGIMTRVAGVVTVGLRHR from the coding sequence ATGGCGCACAGACATCGACTCCGAGGACGGGCAGGGCGCGGGGCGGGACGACTGGCCGCACTGACCGCCGTCTCCCTGATCGCGGGCCTGGCCGTGGCCACGACTCCGGTCCAGGCGACGGAGGCCGCCGATGTCACGGAGGGCCTGGCCCTCTGGTACAAGTTCGACGGCGCCTCCGGCACCACGGTCACCGACGCCTCCGGCCACGGACTGAACGGCACGGTCAACGGGACCGCCGACTTCTCCTCGTCCGGCCAGGGCCTCTCCTTCAACGGCTCGGACACCTACGTCAAGGTGCCGAACGACGTGATGAAGGGCATGACGTCGATCAGCGTCGCGATGGACGTGAAGATGGACGCGGCCCAGGCCACGCCGTACTTCCTCTACGGTTTCGGCAACACCAGCGGGGGCAACGGCAACGGTTACCTGTTCACCACGGGCAACTCCCTGCGCACCTCGATCGCGACCGGCAACTGGTCGACCGAGCAGAACACCAAGCCGGCCGACTCCCACAACCTGACGCGCGCCGTGTGGAAGCACCTCACCTACACCCAGTCCGGGACCACGGGCGTGCTGTACGAGGACGGCGTCGAGGTCGCCCGCAACACGTCGGTGACCATCACCCCCGGCGCGATCGGTTCGGGCACGACCACCGCCAACGCCATCGGCAAGTCCGTCTACTCGGGCGACCGACTGTTCAAGGGCAGCATGCGCGACTTCCGCGTGTACAACCGCGCACTGGACGCCGGCGAGGTCGAGCAGCTCTCCCTGCCCGTCGCCACCCAGGGCGTCGCGGACGACAAGGCCGCCCTGACGCTCGGCGACACGAGCGCCGTCACCGCCGATCTGACCCTGCCGAAGACCGGCCCGGCCGGCGGGTCCACGATCACCTGGTCCAGCGACCACACCGACGTGGTGACCGACGCGGGCAAGGTGACCCGGCCGGCCGCGGGCCAGCCCGACGGGCACGCCACGCTCACCGCGACGCTGAAGAAGGGCTCGGTCTCCGCCACCCGGACCTTCGACGTCACCGTCCTGCCGACCCTCGACGACAAGGCCGCCACCGAGCAGGCCGCCGAGGCCCTCACCGTCCACAACCTGGACGACGCCCGCGGCAACCTCACCCTTCCCGCGACGGGCGCGTTCGGCACCACCGTGACCTGGTCCTCCGCCGAGGAGGACGTCGTCTCCGCCGACGGCGTGGTGCACCGCCCCGCGCACGGCGCCGGCGCCACCACGGCCGACCTGACCGCGACCGTCGCCAAGGGCGACGCGAAGACGACCCGCACATTCACCGCGAAGGTCCCCGAACTCCCCGTGAAGGAAGCCCTCAAGGGCTACATGTTCAGCTACTTCACCGGCGAGGGCACCGCGGACGGCGAGCAGCTCTACGCGGCTCTCAGCAAGGGCAACGACCCGCTGAAGTGGCGTGAGCTGAACGACGGCAAGCCCGTCCTGACCTCCACGCTCGGTGAGAAGGGCCTGCGCGACCCGTTCATCATCCGCTCCCCCGAGGGCGACAAGTTCTACCAGATCGCCACCGACCTGAGGATCTACGGCAACGGCGACTGGGACCGCTCGCAGCGCTCCGGCAGCAAGTCCATCATGGTGTGGGAGTCCACCGACCTCGTGCACTGGACGAACCAGCGCCTGGTGAAGGTCTCCCCGGACAGCGCCGGCAACACCTGGGCGCCGGAGGCGTACTACGACTCCCAGCTCGGCCAGTACGTGGTGTTCTGGGCGTCGAAGCTGTACGACAACGCCTCGCACTCCGGCGACACCTACAACCGGATGATGTACGCCACCACCCGTGACTTCTACACCTTCAGCGAGCCCAAGGTCTGGATCGACCGCGGCTACTCGGTCATCGACTCCACGGTCATCCAGCACGACGGCACGTACTTCCGCCTGTCGAAGGACGAGCGCAACAACACCTCCTCCACCCCCAACAGCAAGTTCGTCTTCGAGGAGAAGAGCAACTCGCTGCTGAACCTCTCCTGGACCGCGGTCGCCGAGGGCATCGGCAAGGGCGCGATGAACGCGGCGGAGGGGCCGCTGGTGTTCAAGTCCAACACCGAGGAGAAGTGGTACGCCTTCCTCGACGAGTTCGGCGGCCGCGGCTACATCCCGTTCGAGACGAAGGACCTCGCCGGGGGCAACTGGACACCGTCCACCGGCTACGACCTGCCGTCGAAGCCGCGCCACGGAACGGTGCTGCCGGTCACCCAGGCCGAGTACGACCGGCTGCTGCGCGCCTACCAGCCGGACCAGATCGTCACCGGCGTCGAGGACGTGTCGGTGAAGACGCGGATCGGTGAGGCGCCGGTGCTGCCGGCCACCGTGATCGCCACGTACGCCGACGGCGCGAAGCGGCCCGTCACCGTCACCTGGGCGGACATCGACGCCTCGCAGTACGCGCAGGCCGGCTCGTTCGCGGTGAAGGGCGACCTGCCGGGCGACGCGGCGATCGAGGTCCACGCCGACGTCACGGTCTCCGCCGAGGGCCCGGACGTCCCCGCGGACCTGCTCCTGCACTACGGCTTCGACGAGAGCGGCGGCAACATCGTCCGTGACTCCAGCGGCCACGGCTTCCACGGCACCTACGTCCGTACGCCCGCCTTCGGGACCGGCGTCGACGGCGGCTCGTTCAAGATGTCCGGCGGCTCCAGCACCTCCGACTCGCCGTACGTGAAGATTCCGAACGGAGTGCTCAAGAACGTCGACAGCGTCACCGTCTCCACGTACGTCAAGTGGAAGGGCGGCGACAACTTCCAGTGGCTGTTCGGGCTCGGCCCCGACAGCAACAAGTACCTCTTCGCCACTCCCTCCAACGGCAGCGGCAAGCTGTTCTCCGCGATCACCAAGGCCACCTGGTCCGGTGAGAAGCAGATGATCGGCGGCGCGCAGCTCACGCCGGGCGAGTGGAAGCACCTCACCGTCACCCTGGACGGCGCGACCCAGACGGCGGTCCTCTACGTGGACGGCGCCGAAGTCGCCCGCGTGAACGGCGTCACCGTCAAGCCGTCCGAGCTGTACGACGCCGCGAAGGACGCCTCGGGCTACATCGGCAAGTCCCTGTACTCGCCGGACCCGTACTTCGCGGGCGAGGTCGACGACTTCCGGATCTACAACCGGGCCCTGACGCCCGCCGAGGTCCTGGAGCTCGCCGGCAACACCACCGGCATCGCGGCGGCGACCCACCCGGCTCTCAAGGTGGACGCGCTGATCAACGACAAGAACAGCACGATCGTCCTGCCGCTGACCGAGGGCAGCGACATCACCGCGCTGGCGCCGCAGTTCACCCTGGCCCACGGCGCGGGCATCACCCCGGCCTCCGGCGCCCTGCGCGACTTCACCAAGCCGCAGACCTACGAGGTGACCGGCTCCGACGGCAAGAAGCGCACCTGGACGGTGTCCGCGCTCATCATGAGGAGCCCGGTCCTGCCGGGGCTGAACGCCGACCCGAACATCGTCCGCTTCGGCGACACGTTCTACATGTACCCGACCACCGACGGCTTCGAGGGCTGGAGCGGCACGCAGTTCAAGGCATACTCCTCCACCGACCTGGTGCACTGGACGGACCACGGCGTCATCCTCGACCTCGGCCCCGACGTGAGCTGGGCGGACAGCAGGGCCTGGGCGCCCACCATCGCCGAGAAGAACGGTAAGTACTACTTCTACTTCTGCGCCGACGCCAACATCGGCGTCGCCGTCTCCGACTCCCCCACCGGCCCCTTCAAGGACGCCCTCGGCAAGCCGCTGCTGAAGGCGGGCCAGTTCCCCGGCCAGATGATCGACCCGGCGGCCTTCACCGACGACGACGGCCAGTCGTACCTGTACTTCGGCAACGGCCACGGGTACGTCGTCCCGCTGAACGCCGACATGACCTCGATCGACACCGCGAAGGTCGAGGACATCACCCCGAGCGGCTACAACGAGGGCGCCTTCGTCATCAAGCGCAAGGGCGTCTACTACTTCATGTGGTCGGAGAACGACACCCGCGACGAGAACTACCGGGTCGCCTACGCCACCGGAGACTCGCCCACCGGCCCGTGGACCAAGCAGGGCGTGATCCTGGAGAAGGACGCCTCCCAGGGCATCCTCGGGACCGGCCACCACTCGGTAGTGAACGTGCCCGGCACCGACGACTGGTACATCGCCTACCACCGGTTCGCGATCCCCGGCGGCGACGGCATGCACCGCGAGACCACCGTCGACAGGCTGGAGTTCGACGCCGACAAACTGATCAAGAAGGTCGTGCCCACGCTCACGAGCATCGACCCGGTCGGCGTCGTGCACGCCGGTCCGGACGCCAAGGGCGTGGAGGGCGACCGGATCGCCCTGAACGGCACGCTCTCCGGGGCGGGCAGCCCGAAGTGGACGGTCGAACAGGGCGCGCCCTGCACGGTCGCCGACCCGGCGGCCACCCGGACCACGGTCACCTGCACCGACAACGGCACGTTCACCCTCACCCTGACCGCCGGACGCAGCACCGACACGGCCGTGGTCGCCGTGACGAACGCGGCTCCCTCGATCACCTCCGCCACCGGACCCAAGTCCCCGGTGTCGGTCGGCCGGCCGGCGGTCGTCACCGTCAAGTTCGCCGACGCGGGCGCCCGTGACACGCACACCTGCGTGATCGACTGGAAGGACGGCAGCAGGCCGGCGAAGGGCGCCGTCACGGCGTCCGGCTGCCGGACCGAGCACACCTACACCTCGGCCGGTCTGCGCCGCCCGGTGATCACCGTCACCGACGACGACGGCGGCAAGGCCACCACGACGCTGCCCGAACTGGTCGTGTACGACCGGGCCGCCGGTCCGGCGGTGGGCGCGGGCCTGTCCGCGTCCCGAGGCAAGCCGAAGTTCTCCCTGTCGGCCGGCTACCTGCCGGGAGCCTCGGCCCCGGCCGGAGTGGTCACGCTCGACCTGCGGTCGCCTCTCACAAAGTTCCGGTCCGCTCACCTCGACTGGCTCGTCGTGACCGGCAACCGGGCCGTCCTGGAGGGCTCCGGCACGGTCAACGGCAAGAGCGGCTACCGCTTCCGTGTCACCGTCACGGACGGCCCGGACACCTTCCACATCAGGATCTGGAAGACGTCCGACGGGAAGGTCACCTACGACACCGGCATCATGACGAGGGTCGCCGGCGTCGTGACGGTCGGACTGCGGCACCGCTAG
- a CDS encoding pyruvate carboxylase, producing MFRKVLVANRGEIAIRAFRAGYELGARTVAVFPHEDRNSLHRLKADEAYEIGEPGHPVRAYLSVEEVVGAALRAGADAVYPGYGFLSENPELARACEEAGITFVGPDARTLELTGNKASAVAAARAAGVPVLGSSAPSNDVDELVRAAEEIGFPVFVKAVAGGGGRGMRRVENPAALRESIEAASREAASAFGDPTVFLEKAVVDPRHIEVQILADGEGNVIHLFERDCSLQRRHQKVIEMAPAPDLAPELRDRICADAVRFARQIGYRNAGTVEFLLDPAGNHVFIEMNPRIQVEHTVTEEVTDVDLVQAQLRIAAGATLADLGLSQETVTLHGAALQCRITTEDPANGFRPDTGRISAYRSPGGSGIRLDGGTTHAGTEISAHFDSMLVKLTCRGRDFPTAIGRARRAVAEFRIRGVATNIPFLQAVLDDADFRAGRVTTSFIEQRPHLLTARHSADRGTKLLTYLADVTVNKPHGERPDLIDPVAKLPATPDGEPPAGSRQRLVHLGPEGFARWLRESPTIGVTDTTFRDAHQSLLATRVRTKDLLASAPLVARTLPNLLSLECWGGATYDVALRFLAEDPWERLAALREAVPNICLQMLLRGRNTVGYTPYPTEVTDAFVQEAAATGIDVFRIFDALNDVGQMRPAIDAVRETGTAVAEVALCYTSDLSDPNERLYTLDYYLRLAEQIVEAGAHVLAVKDMAGLLRAPAAATLVSALRREFDLPVHLHTHDTAGGQLATYLAAIQAGADAVDGAVASMAGTTSQPSLSAIVAATDHSERPTGLDLQAVGDLEPYWEGVRRIYAPFEAGLASPTGRVYHHEIPGGQLSNLRTQAVALGLGDRFEDIEAMYAAADRILGHLVKVTPSSKVVGDLALHLVGAGVSPQDFEAMPDRYDIPDSVIGFLRGELGTPPGGWPEPFRTKALQGRGEAKPVQGLSAEDREGLEKTRRATLNRLLFPGPTRDFETHRQAYGDTSVLDSKDFFYGLRQAKEYAVDLEPGVRLLIELQAVGEADERGMRTVMSTLNGQLRPIQVRDKAAASDVPVTEKADRTDPGHVAAPFAGVVTLAVAEGDEVEAGATVATIEAMKMEATITAPKAGRVSRLAINRIQQVEGGDLLVVVG from the coding sequence ATGTTCCGCAAGGTGCTGGTCGCCAACCGCGGCGAGATCGCGATCCGTGCATTCCGCGCCGGCTACGAGCTGGGTGCGCGCACGGTCGCCGTCTTCCCGCACGAGGACCGCAACTCGCTGCACCGGCTGAAAGCCGACGAGGCGTACGAGATCGGCGAACCGGGACACCCGGTGCGCGCCTACCTCTCCGTGGAGGAGGTCGTCGGCGCCGCGCTGCGGGCAGGCGCCGACGCCGTATACCCCGGCTACGGGTTCCTGTCGGAGAACCCCGAACTCGCCCGCGCCTGCGAGGAGGCGGGCATCACCTTCGTGGGCCCCGACGCCCGCACCCTCGAGCTGACCGGCAACAAGGCGAGCGCGGTGGCCGCGGCGCGCGCCGCGGGCGTCCCCGTGCTCGGCTCGTCCGCGCCCTCCAACGACGTCGACGAACTCGTCCGGGCCGCCGAGGAGATCGGTTTCCCGGTGTTCGTGAAGGCCGTCGCCGGCGGCGGCGGACGCGGCATGCGCCGGGTGGAGAACCCGGCCGCCCTGCGCGAGTCCATCGAGGCGGCCTCCCGCGAGGCGGCCTCCGCGTTCGGCGACCCGACCGTCTTCCTCGAGAAGGCCGTCGTCGACCCCCGCCACATCGAGGTGCAGATCCTCGCCGACGGCGAGGGCAACGTCATCCACCTCTTCGAGCGCGACTGCTCCCTCCAGCGCCGCCACCAGAAGGTCATCGAGATGGCGCCCGCGCCCGATCTCGCCCCGGAGCTGCGCGACCGGATCTGCGCCGACGCGGTCCGCTTCGCCCGGCAGATCGGCTACCGCAACGCCGGCACCGTCGAGTTCCTCCTCGACCCCGCCGGCAACCACGTCTTCATCGAGATGAATCCCCGCATCCAGGTCGAGCACACGGTGACCGAGGAGGTGACCGACGTCGACCTCGTCCAGGCCCAGCTGCGCATCGCCGCCGGCGCGACCCTCGCCGACCTCGGCCTGTCGCAGGAGACCGTCACCCTGCACGGCGCGGCCCTGCAGTGCCGCATCACCACCGAGGATCCCGCCAACGGCTTCCGCCCCGACACCGGCCGCATCAGCGCCTACCGCTCCCCGGGCGGCTCCGGCATCCGCCTCGACGGCGGCACCACCCACGCGGGCACCGAGATCAGCGCGCACTTCGACTCCATGCTGGTCAAACTCACCTGCCGGGGACGGGACTTCCCGACCGCGATCGGACGCGCCCGGCGCGCCGTCGCCGAATTCCGCATCCGCGGCGTCGCCACCAACATCCCGTTCCTGCAGGCCGTCCTGGACGACGCCGACTTCCGGGCCGGCCGCGTCACCACGTCCTTCATCGAACAGCGCCCGCACCTGCTCACCGCGCGCCACTCGGCCGACCGCGGCACCAAACTGCTCACCTACCTCGCCGACGTCACCGTGAACAAGCCGCACGGCGAACGGCCCGACCTGATCGACCCGGTCGCCAAGCTGCCGGCGACGCCCGACGGCGAGCCGCCCGCGGGCTCCCGCCAGCGGCTGGTGCACCTCGGCCCCGAGGGCTTCGCCCGCTGGCTGCGGGAGTCGCCGACCATCGGCGTCACCGACACCACCTTCCGCGACGCCCACCAGTCCCTGCTGGCCACCCGGGTGCGCACCAAGGACCTCCTCGCCTCCGCCCCCCTGGTCGCCCGCACCCTGCCGAACCTGCTCTCCCTCGAGTGCTGGGGCGGCGCCACCTACGACGTCGCGCTGCGCTTCCTCGCCGAGGACCCCTGGGAGCGGCTGGCGGCCCTGCGTGAGGCCGTCCCGAACATCTGCCTCCAGATGCTGCTGCGCGGCCGCAACACCGTCGGCTACACCCCGTACCCGACGGAGGTCACCGACGCGTTCGTGCAGGAGGCCGCCGCCACCGGCATCGACGTCTTCCGCATCTTCGACGCCCTCAACGACGTCGGCCAGATGCGGCCCGCCATCGACGCCGTACGGGAGACGGGCACGGCGGTGGCCGAGGTCGCCCTGTGCTACACCTCCGACCTGTCCGACCCGAACGAGCGCCTGTACACCCTCGACTACTACCTCCGTCTCGCCGAGCAGATCGTCGAGGCCGGCGCCCATGTCCTGGCCGTCAAGGACATGGCCGGCCTGCTGCGCGCCCCGGCCGCCGCCACGCTCGTCTCCGCGCTGCGCCGCGAGTTCGACCTGCCGGTGCACCTGCACACCCACGACACCGCGGGCGGCCAGCTCGCCACCTACCTGGCCGCGATCCAGGCCGGCGCGGACGCCGTCGACGGCGCCGTCGCCTCCATGGCGGGCACCACCTCGCAGCCCTCGCTGTCGGCGATCGTCGCCGCGACCGACCACTCCGAGCGGCCCACCGGCCTCGACCTCCAGGCCGTCGGCGACCTCGAGCCGTACTGGGAGGGCGTCCGCAGGATCTACGCACCCTTCGAGGCCGGCCTCGCCTCCCCGACGGGGCGCGTCTACCACCACGAGATCCCCGGCGGTCAGCTCTCCAACCTGCGCACCCAGGCCGTCGCGCTCGGCCTCGGCGACCGCTTCGAGGACATCGAGGCGATGTACGCCGCCGCCGACCGCATCCTCGGCCACCTGGTCAAGGTCACGCCCTCGTCCAAGGTCGTCGGCGACCTCGCCCTGCACCTCGTCGGCGCCGGAGTCTCCCCGCAGGACTTCGAGGCCATGCCCGACCGCTACGACATCCCCGACTCCGTCATCGGGTTCCTGCGGGGCGAGCTCGGCACGCCGCCCGGCGGCTGGCCCGAGCCGTTCCGCACCAAGGCCCTGCAGGGCCGCGGCGAGGCCAAGCCGGTCCAGGGGCTGAGCGCCGAGGACCGCGAGGGCCTGGAGAAGACCCGCCGCGCCACCCTCAACCGGCTGCTCTTCCCCGGCCCGACGCGCGACTTCGAGACCCACCGGCAGGCCTACGGCGACACGAGCGTCCTCGACAGCAAGGACTTCTTCTACGGTCTGCGCCAGGCCAAGGAGTACGCGGTCGACCTCGAGCCGGGCGTGCGTCTGCTGATCGAGCTGCAGGCCGTCGGCGAGGCCGACGAGCGCGGTATGCGCACCGTCATGTCGACCCTGAACGGCCAGCTGCGGCCCATCCAGGTCCGCGACAAGGCGGCCGCCTCCGACGTCCCCGTGACCGAGAAGGCCGACCGCACCGACCCCGGGCACGTCGCGGCCCCGTTCGCGGGCGTGGTCACCCTGGCGGTCGCCGAGGGCGACGAGGTGGAGGCGGGCGCGACCGTCGCCACCATCGAGGCGATGAAGATGGAGGCCACGATCACCGCGCCGAAGGCCGGCCGGGTGAGCAGGCTCGCCATCAACCGCATCCAGCAGGTGGAGGGCGGCGACCTGCTCGTCGTCGTCGGCTGA
- a CDS encoding GNAT family N-acetyltransferase, with translation MFSLLRPAALTDAPAVAALLNEIDLVEIGRPETDVHSVEAELRHPEVDLRRDSWLAFDGDRPVVYGLLWDESGGERVDMDHYVLPDRQEEGLLVLAAMEARALEKARENGADRAVVHLNLNARPTTDVSLLRERGWSVVRRHHVLHRGLNRAADRPPRAPAGVRLRPCAEEADRRRVHELFQAAFAEHFDFHPRRYQQWLHDVDAAGLDWSLVWIAATDDAGDCGFLMARDDREAMGWIPAVGVLREARGRGLAGLLLRHAFAAFAARGRDTVGLGVDTSNATGAPALYARHGMTLHYAVDTWEAVLR, from the coding sequence GTGTTCTCCCTCCTGCGCCCCGCCGCCCTCACCGACGCCCCGGCGGTCGCCGCTCTCCTCAACGAGATCGACCTCGTCGAGATCGGCCGCCCCGAGACGGACGTGCACTCCGTGGAGGCGGAACTGAGGCATCCCGAGGTCGACCTGCGACGCGACTCCTGGCTCGCCTTCGACGGGGACCGGCCGGTGGTCTACGGCCTGCTGTGGGACGAGTCGGGCGGCGAGCGGGTCGACATGGACCACTACGTGCTGCCCGACCGGCAGGAGGAGGGTCTGCTCGTCCTGGCCGCGATGGAGGCGCGGGCGCTGGAGAAGGCCCGGGAGAACGGTGCGGACCGGGCCGTGGTGCACCTGAACCTCAACGCCCGGCCCACGACGGACGTCTCGCTGCTGCGGGAGCGGGGATGGTCCGTGGTACGGCGGCATCACGTGCTGCACCGGGGCCTTAACCGGGCCGCCGACCGGCCGCCGCGGGCGCCCGCCGGGGTGCGGCTGCGGCCCTGTGCCGAGGAGGCGGACCGGCGGCGCGTCCACGAGCTGTTCCAGGCCGCCTTCGCCGAGCACTTCGACTTCCACCCGCGCCGCTACCAGCAGTGGCTGCACGACGTGGACGCCGCCGGGCTCGACTGGTCCCTCGTGTGGATCGCCGCCACCGACGACGCCGGGGACTGCGGGTTCCTGATGGCCCGTGACGACCGCGAGGCCATGGGGTGGATCCCGGCCGTCGGCGTCCTGCGCGAGGCCCGGGGGCGCGGTCTCGCCGGCCTGCTGCTGCGGCACGCGTTCGCGGCGTTCGCCGCCCGGGGGCGGGACACCGTCGGGCTGGGCGTGGACACCTCCAACGCGACCGGCGCGCCCGCGCTGTACGCCCGCCACGGCATGACCCTGCACTACGCCGTGGACACCTGGGAGGCCGTCCTGCGGTGA
- a CDS encoding FAD binding domain-containing protein: protein MQLRLPSSISEAQRCLAEGAVPVGGATLVWAGWQRDGFPEQAVSLRRLPEANAIGPGELGGAVLLHHVDATVPEVLHRAAGGVGTGAVRRAATVGGNIVGSTLRCLLPAALVLDARATVLTADGVYETDLAELLAKRLVLLALRWRTPLASGYRKLEGAAGGAPPLVVAVALHSGDEGRAHLRVAVRDNYDVLSGSAPCEPGAGAGEVLHALEGTELGELPAAARDAVRDQVVEVLARAAG from the coding sequence GTGCAGTTGCGTCTTCCCTCCTCCATATCCGAAGCACAGCGGTGTCTGGCCGAGGGCGCGGTACCGGTCGGCGGGGCCACGCTGGTGTGGGCGGGCTGGCAGCGGGACGGCTTTCCCGAGCAGGCCGTGTCGCTGCGCCGGCTGCCCGAGGCCAACGCGATCGGACCCGGGGAACTCGGTGGGGCCGTGCTGCTGCACCACGTCGACGCGACCGTGCCCGAGGTGCTGCACCGGGCGGCCGGCGGAGTGGGCACGGGCGCCGTACGCCGGGCGGCCACGGTCGGCGGCAACATCGTCGGCAGCACCCTGCGCTGTCTGCTCCCCGCCGCCCTCGTCCTCGACGCCCGGGCCACGGTCCTGACCGCCGACGGCGTCTACGAGACCGACCTGGCCGAGCTGCTGGCCAAACGCCTCGTGCTGCTCGCCCTGCGCTGGCGCACACCGCTGGCCAGCGGCTACCGCAAGCTGGAGGGCGCGGCGGGTGGCGCGCCGCCCCTCGTCGTCGCCGTCGCCCTGCACTCCGGGGACGAGGGCCGCGCCCACCTGCGCGTGGCCGTCCGCGACAATTACGACGTGCTCAGCGGGAGCGCCCCCTGCGAGCCCGGCGCCGGCGCCGGGGAGGTGCTGCACGCCCTGGAGGGCACGGAGCTCGGCGAGTTGCCCGCCGCCGCCCGGGACGCCGTACGCGACCAGGTCGTCGAGGTGCTGGCCCGCGCCGCCGGCTGA
- a CDS encoding STM4015 family protein, protein MTIGEHLKALHGLPAYTFPGAAHKPRPVEPDAVAWRVTSDVYDADEKWTDAFARFCAAVDTTRVKALIVGAWEEAYEDDPTPVVEALTAARDRFPALRALFFGDMVMEECEISWINQTDVTPLLTAFPALEEFGVRGGSGLRFPALGHSALRRLVVETGGLPAEVVRGVAASDLPALEHLDLWLGTPEYGGDSEAADLEPILSGARLPRLRHLALRNSEMQDAVAVAVAAAPVVPRLEVLDLSMGVLTDEGAAALLDGQPLTHLKKLDLHHHYLSEPLQERVRQTLGAAGVEVDLDRGDADEDADDDGTVWRYVAVGE, encoded by the coding sequence ATGACCATCGGTGAACACCTCAAGGCGCTCCACGGGCTGCCCGCCTACACGTTTCCCGGCGCCGCGCACAAGCCGCGGCCGGTCGAGCCGGACGCCGTGGCCTGGCGCGTCACCAGCGACGTCTACGACGCCGACGAGAAGTGGACGGACGCGTTCGCCCGCTTCTGCGCAGCCGTCGACACCACGCGCGTGAAGGCGCTGATCGTCGGAGCGTGGGAGGAGGCCTACGAGGACGACCCCACCCCCGTGGTCGAGGCGCTGACCGCCGCCCGGGACCGGTTCCCGGCCCTGCGCGCGCTGTTCTTCGGCGACATGGTGATGGAGGAGTGCGAGATCTCCTGGATCAACCAGACCGACGTCACCCCGCTCCTGACGGCGTTCCCCGCGCTGGAGGAGTTCGGGGTGCGCGGCGGGTCCGGGCTGCGTTTCCCCGCCCTGGGGCACAGCGCGCTGCGCCGGCTGGTCGTCGAGACGGGCGGACTGCCCGCCGAGGTCGTGCGCGGCGTGGCCGCCAGCGACCTGCCCGCACTGGAGCACCTGGACCTGTGGCTCGGCACGCCCGAATACGGCGGCGACAGCGAGGCGGCCGACCTCGAGCCGATCCTGTCCGGCGCCCGGCTGCCCCGCCTGCGGCACCTGGCCCTGCGCAACAGCGAGATGCAGGACGCGGTGGCCGTCGCGGTCGCGGCGGCCCCGGTGGTGCCCCGGCTGGAGGTGCTGGACCTCTCCATGGGCGTGCTGACGGACGAGGGCGCCGCCGCCCTGCTCGACGGACAGCCGCTCACCCACCTCAAGAAGCTGGACCTGCACCACCACTACCTCAGCGAGCCGCTCCAGGAGCGCGTCCGGCAGACCCTCGGGGCCGCGGGCGTCGAGGTGGACCTCGACCGCGGCGACGCCGACGAGGACGCGGACGACGACGGCACGGTGTGGCGTTACGTCGCCGTGGGGGAGTGA